The following is a genomic window from Balneola sp..
GAGTCAGCCATAAAAGCTTATTACAATAAATCAGATTGGGATATTAAGTACAATAGTCTACTATATTCTAATATTCAATATGCTAATAACCGAATAGATCTATGACTATAACCTAGTTGTAGTTGATGATGCAACTGATGCTGTTGATATAACCTAGTTCCGTAGCTCAGCTGCGGAACCGTTCTGTTCGGGCAGTGCTGAACTCTATTCAATGGAGCTCTGCTCCATTTCAGCTAAAAAAGATTGCAAGGACTCGGTCTGAGTTTGTTAACTCGTTCCTAAGGTTTAGGATTAGAGCTTAAAGACCAAATGATCATTGTGTTTAGCCCCCAACATATCCTCCATCTATTCAGCAGATGGACGTGTAACCTAGTTTCGTAGCTCAGCTGCGGAACCGTTCTGTTCGGGCAGTGCTGAACTCTATTCAATAGAGCTCTGCTCCATTTCAGCTAAAAAAGATTGCAAGGACTCGGTCTGAGTTTGGTCTTACCCCATAAAAGACTAATAAATGGGAAGAAGCCGATTTAAATTCCATGAAGAGTATTACCCGTACTTCATCACTTGTTCTATTGTAGACGGGATAATGCTTTTCCATGATCCTCAAGTTGCCTCTATCATTATCGAAGCAATGAACTATATGCAGGAACAATCTTCTGTACGCCTATATGGATTCGTCATTATGCCCAATCACCTACATCTTATTGTAGAATCAAATGACCTTTCCAACAAAATCAGAAAATTTAAATCCTATACAGCGCGCCAGATTATAGATTCGCTAACAAAAAGAAATAGAAGGATACTATTGAGCCAGATAAAGAAGGCACGGGTAACAAAAAAAGTAGAATCGGATTACCAGATTTGGCAGGAAGGATCGTATCCAAAACAAATTGATACAGAAATAAAGATGACCAACTACCTGAAGTA
Proteins encoded in this region:
- a CDS encoding transposase, translating into MGRSRFKFHEEYYPYFITCSIVDGIMLFHDPQVASIIIEAMNYMQEQSSVRLYGFVIMPNHLHLIVESNDLSNKIRKFKSYTARQIIDSLTKRNRRILLSQIKKARVTKKVESDYQIWQEGSYPKQIDTEIKMTNYLKYIHYNPVKAGFVDSSEDWRYSSMRNYLGIESDYLNAIYKG